The segment ATATGGCAGTTTTCGCTCCAGCAGTGCTTCCGTTAAGATAGGCGTTTTCCCAGTTGGGGCAAGCACATGACCATCGGTAACCTGATGCGTTTGTTAAGCGATGGCGAGGTTCATTCCGGTGAACAATTAGGTGAAGCGCTGGGCGTTTCCCGAGCCGCCGTATGGAAACAACTAAAAAAATTAGACGCGCTGGGCGTTGAACTGGTGGCTGTGAAAGGTCGAGGTTATCGACTTGCCTATCCGTTAGAGCCGCTGGATGGCGCAAAAATTGTGGAGCGTTTGCCCGCTAGTGCTCGCCATCTCTTGGCCAGGCTATTCATTGAAGATCAACTGCCATCGAGCAATGAATATGTGCGCGAGCGCTTTGCGCAGGGAGCGGGGCACGGTGAGGTATGCTTTGCTGAGTTACAAACCGCAGGTCGTGGTCGGCGCGGGCGCGTATGGTCTACGCCTTGGGGGCAGAGCTTGATGCTTTCGCTTGGCTGGCGTTTTGAATCAGGGGTTAATGCCCTAGAAGGGTTGAGTCTTGCGGTTGGCGTGGTGGTTGCTCAAGTGCTGGAGCAGTATGAGGTTTCACCCAAATTAAAATGGCCTAACGATATATTACTGGCAGAAAAAGGTAGTGAGCTTGGCAAGCTGGCCGGTATTTTGATTGAAGTCACTGGGGATGCAGCAGGGCCCTGTGAAGTAGTCATTGGAATTGGCATGAA is part of the Halomonas sp. GT genome and harbors:
- a CDS encoding biotin--[acetyl-CoA-carboxylase] ligase, whose protein sequence is MTIGNLMRLLSDGEVHSGEQLGEALGVSRAAVWKQLKKLDALGVELVAVKGRGYRLAYPLEPLDGAKIVERLPASARHLLARLFIEDQLPSSNEYVRERFAQGAGHGEVCFAELQTAGRGRRGRVWSTPWGQSLMLSLGWRFESGVNALEGLSLAVGVVVAQVLEQYEVSPKLKWPNDILLAEKGSELGKLAGILIEVTGDAAGPCEVVIGIGMNLSLPDSLRATIDQPVAALFDAKTGISRNQLAADMVSGLLDMLAGFESEGFSRWRDEWNSRHAYAGLPIRIIQGERSSDAVAREVDESGNLWVTENDHSRRLSGGEISVRRRL